Proteins from one Desulfonema limicola genomic window:
- a CDS encoding AzlC family ABC transporter permease translates to MYKQIRTGFIANLPVAASVGAYGSVLGVLAVQKHLTWLELMLMNLSVFAGSAQFVMVDMWFPPLPIIEITMAVLVINLRYLLIGASLSPVFKGKSLIHKFAVMHLVADENWAVTMAAYRQGKASTYFLFGGGLCVMSAWCFGTMLGHRLGAVIKNPEAYALDFAFIAVFTALAFSLWQGKKDILPWVTAALFAIIAEKLLPGKWYIIIGGVSGALVSAFQVKENNDDKLTDS, encoded by the coding sequence ATGTATAAACAAATACGCACCGGTTTTATTGCAAATCTGCCGGTAGCTGCCAGTGTAGGAGCTTATGGCAGTGTGCTTGGTGTGCTTGCTGTTCAGAAACATCTTACCTGGCTTGAGCTTATGCTCATGAATCTTTCCGTATTTGCAGGATCTGCACAATTCGTCATGGTGGATATGTGGTTTCCCCCGCTTCCAATTATAGAGATTACAATGGCGGTTTTGGTCATTAATCTGCGGTATCTGCTTATAGGTGCTTCTCTAAGCCCTGTTTTTAAGGGTAAATCCTTGATTCACAAATTTGCAGTCATGCATCTGGTGGCAGATGAAAACTGGGCAGTAACAATGGCTGCATACAGGCAGGGAAAGGCATCTACATATTTTTTATTTGGAGGAGGTCTTTGTGTTATGTCAGCATGGTGTTTTGGAACCATGCTGGGACACCGCCTCGGGGCTGTGATTAAAAATCCTGAAGCCTATGCCCTTGATTTTGCTTTTATTGCAGTGTTTACAGCCCTTGCATTCAGCCTGTGGCAGGGAAAAAAAGATATTCTGCCCTGGGTTACTGCTGCCTTATTTGCAATTATTGCTGAAAAACTTCTGCCAGGCAAATGGTATATAATAATAGGCGGTGTCAGCGGTGCCCTGGTATCTGCGTTCCAGGTAAAGGAGAATAATGATGACAAGCTTACAGATTCATAA
- a CDS encoding AzlD family protein produces the protein MMTSLQIHNTVLMTIGFSALMTYLLRIGGLLLASKLPASGRVKYFMDALPGTILLSLIAPGVFSAGLWGGIAALSTAVCTYKTGNVFFSMIIGVVIVAASRLF, from the coding sequence ATGATGACAAGCTTACAGATTCATAATACAGTTTTAATGACTATTGGATTTTCTGCATTAATGACCTATTTATTGAGAATAGGGGGGCTGCTCCTTGCCAGTAAGCTTCCGGCTTCAGGAAGGGTTAAGTATTTCATGGATGCCCTTCCTGGAACAATTTTACTGTCTCTTATAGCCCCTGGTGTTTTTTCAGCAGGTTTATGGGGAGGGATAGCAGCTCTTTCAACTGCTGTATGTACCTATAAAACCGGAAATGTTTTTTTTTCCATGATTATCGGTGTGGTAATTGTTGCTGCAAGCAGATTATTTTAA